The Streptomyces sp. HUAS MG91 sequence GACAGGGTGCCGATCGTCCAGTCCGTCAGGCCCTTCTGCTCGACCGACGGGCCGCCCGCGCGCTCGGCGGTGGCCGCCGCGGCCTTGGAGATGGCCTGCCGGGCCTTCGGGCGCAGCCGGAGCTTCAGCGCCTCCAGGTCCTTGTCCTCGGCGAGGTTGCGGCGCCGCTCGTCGACGATCCGGAAGGTGATCTTCAGGTGGTCGGGTACGCGGGTGAGGTCGAAGTCGTCGGCCTTCACCGGGACGCCGACCATCCGCTGCAACTCGCGGGCGAGCGTCGTCGGCAGCGGCTCCTGGAGGGGAACGGCCCGCTCCAGGAACGCCTTCGCGTAGTTCGGCGCGGGCACATAGTTGCGGCGGATCGGCTTGGGCAAGGAGCGGATCAGCTCCACGACCACGTCCTCGCGCAGGCCCGGGATCTGCCAGTCGAAGCCCTCGTCCGTGACCTGGTTGAGCACCTGGAGCGGGATGTGGACGGTCACGCCGTCGGCGTCCGCGCCCGGCTCGAACTGGTACGTCACCCGGAACTTCAGCGCGCCCTGCCGCCAGCTGTCCGGATAGTCGGCCTTGGTGACCGCCTCCGCGGACTCGCGGATGAGCATGGAGCGCTCGAAGTCGAGGAGTTCGGGCTCCTCCTTCTGCTTGTGCTTCCACCACGAGTCGAAGTGGGCGCCCGAGACGACGTGCTCGGGGACGCGCTGGTCGTAGAAGTCGAACAGGGTGTCGTCGTCGACCACGATGTCGCGCCGCCGGGCCCGGTGCTCCAGCTCCTCGACCTCGGTGAGGAGCCTGCGGTTGTCGGCGTAGAACTTGTGGTGCGTCCGCCAGTCGCCCTCCACCAGCGCGTTGCGAATGAACAGCTCGCGCGAGACCTCGGGGTCGATCCGGCCGTAGTTGATCTTCCGCTGGGCGACGAGCGGGACGCCGTACAGCGTCACCTTCTCGTACGCCATCACGGCCGCCTGGTCCTTCTCCCAGTGCGGCTCGCTGTACGTGCGCTTGAGCAGGTGCTCGGCGAGCGGCTCGACCCACTCGGGCTCGATCTTCGCGTTCACCCGTGCCCAGAGCCGGGACGTCTCCACCAGCTCGGCCGACATCACGAAGCGCGGCGGCTTCTTGAAGAGCGCCGAGCCGGGGAAGATCGCGAACTTCGCGTTGCGGGCGCCGATGTACTCGTTGCGGCCCCGGTCGCGGCCCGCCTGCTTGGGGTCCTTGGCCTGCGACTCCTTGGACTCCTTCACGTCCTTCATCCCGATGTGGGAGAGCAGGCCGGCGAGGAGGGAGACGTGGATGGAGTCGCCGGGGGCGTCCTCCTCGTTGAGATGGATGCCCATCTGCTTCGCCACGGTCCGCAGCTGCGTGTAGATGTCCTGCCACTCGCGGATGCGCAGGAAGTTCAGGAACTCGCGTTTGCACATGCGGCGGAACGCCGAGGAGCCCAGCTCCTTCTGCTGCTCGCGCACATGGCGCCACAGGTTCAGGAACGCCAGGAAGTCGCTGGTCTCGTCCTTGAAGCGGGCGTGCTGCTGGTCGGCCTGCGCCTGCTTGTCGGAGGGGCGCTCGCGCGGGTCCTGGATGGACAGCGCGGCCGCGATCACCATGACCTCGCGCGCACAGCCGTTCTTGTCGGCCTCCAGGACCATCCGGGCCAGGCGCGGGTCCACGGGCAGCTGGGAGAGCTTGCGGCCCTGCTGCGTGAGGCGCTTGCGGTGGTCCTTCTCGGACGGGTCCAGCGCGCCCAGCTCCTGGAGGAGCTGCACGCCGTCGCGGATGTTGCGGTGGTCCGGCGGGTCGATGAAGGGGAACTTCTCGATGTCGCCGAGGCCGGCCGCGGTCATCTGGAGGATGACGGAGGCCAGGTTCGTGCGCAGGATCTCGGCGTCCGTGAACTCCGGGCGCGCGAGGAAGTCGTCCTCCGAGTACAGGCGGACGCAGATGCCGTCGCTCGTACGGCCGCAGCGGCCCTTGCGCTGGTTGGCGCTGGCCTGGCTGACGGGCTCGATGGGCAGCCGCTGCACCTTCGTACGGTGCGAGTACCGCGAGATGCGGGCGGTGCCCGGGTCGATGACGTACTTGATGCCCGGGACGGTCAGCGAGGTCTCCGCGACGTTCGTCGCCAGAACGATCCTCCTGCCCGTGTGCTGCTGGAAGACCCGGTGCTGCTCGGCGTGCGAGAGCCGCGCGTACAAGGGGAGTACCTCAGTGAATCGGTACTTCTTCTTCTCCAGCGCGTCCGCCGTGTCCCGGATCTCGCGCTCGCCGGAGAGGAAGACGAGGATGTCGCCGTCGCCCTCGGCCATCAGCTCCTCGCACGCGTCCGTGATCGCGGTGATCTGGTCGCGGTCGGAGTCGGCTGATTCCTCGGTGGCCTCTTCGAGGAGCGGGCGGTAGCGCACCTCGACCGGGTACGTCCGGCCGCTGACCTCGACGATCGGCGCGTCGCCGAAGTGCCGCGAGAAGCGCTCGGGGTCGATGGTCGCCGAGGTGATGACGACCTTCAGGTCCGGGCGTCTGGGCAGCAGCTGCGCCAGATACCCCAGCAGGAAGTCGATGTTGAGGGACCGCTCGTGGGCCTCGTCGATGATGATCGTGTCGTAGGCGCGCAGCTCGCGGTCCGTCTGGATCTCGGCGAGCAGGATGCCGTCCGTCATCAGCTTGACGAACGTACCGTCCTGGTCGACCTGGTCCGTGAACCGGACCTTCCAGCCGACCGCCTCGCCCAGCGGCGTGTGCAGCTCGTCGGCGACGCGCTCGGCGACCGTGCGGGCCGCGATCCGGCGGGGCTGGGTGTGGCCGATCATGCCGCGCACGCCCCGGCCCAGCTCCAGGCAGATCTTGGGGATCTGCGTGGTCTTGCCGGAGCCGGTCTCGCCGGCCACGATCACGACCTGGTGATCGCGGATCGCGTCGGCGATCTCGTCCTTCTTCTGGCTGACCGGAAGCTGCTCGGGGTACGTGACGTCGAGGGCCTCGCGGCGCTCGCGGCGTACGGCCGTGCGGACACCGGCCTTCTCGGCGTCCGCGTCGATCTCCGTGAGGACGGCGGCGCGGGCCTCGGGCTTGCGGATCTTGCGGGCGCCCTCGAGCCTGCGCCCGAGCCGGTGCGCGTCGCGGAGGGACAGCTCGGACAGCCGCCGCGCGAGGGCGGCGAACTGATCGGCGGCGGCGGGAGCAGGCTGCGTAGACATACGTGCTCCAGGATCTCACCTCGGGGAAATCCGTGGCGAACGGTTTTGGCTGCGTCCGCGCCGTGCGGCGCTCTCGGGATGTATGCGGCTTATGACTGAATTAGCGTGCAGGTATGTCGCCGCTGCCCGACGAGGAACAACCGCGCCCCCACCCGCCGCACGGCGAGCCCGCCGAGCCCGCCGAGCCCGCCGAGCCCGCCGGGCATCCCGCGCACGGCGCGCACGGCCGTCCGCCGACCCGGGCGGACCGCTGGGCGGGCTTCAAGAAGTCGCCGTTCCTGCCCGCGCTGGTCCTGACGTTCATCCTGGCCGCGGCGGCGGCCCTGTTCGCCGCCTCCTACACGTACTCCATGGCGAACCCGACCCCGCACCACATCCCGACCGGCGTCACCGGCGAGCGGGACGCGGCGCGGCGCAGCGCGTTCGTCGGGGCGATGGAGAAGGCGCTCGACGCCCAGCTCGACCTGAAGCACTACGCCACCCGGGAGGCGGCCCGGAACGCCATCGACGAGCAGCGGATCTACGCGGTCCTGGACGTGCGGGACGACGGCTCCCGGGTCGATCTGGAGGTCTCCGGCGCGTCCGGGGTCTCGGTCGCCCAGGTCTTCACCGAGTCGGCGCCGCAGGTCAGCAAGGAGACCGGCATCCCGGTGACGGTGAAGGACCTGAACCCGTTGCAGAGCGGCGACCCGCGCGGCCTGGCGATCTTCTACATCTCGCTGGCGGCCGTGATCATCGGCTTCGTCGGGGCGATCCAGCTGAGCGTGCACGCGCGCGGCCTGAACCC is a genomic window containing:
- a CDS encoding ABC transporter permease — encoded protein: MSPLPDEEQPRPHPPHGEPAEPAEPAEPAGHPAHGAHGRPPTRADRWAGFKKSPFLPALVLTFILAAAAALFAASYTYSMANPTPHHIPTGVTGERDAARRSAFVGAMEKALDAQLDLKHYATREAARNAIDEQRIYAVLDVRDDGSRVDLEVSGASGVSVAQVFTESAPQVSKETGIPVTVKDLNPLQSGDPRGLAIFYISLAAVIIGFVGAIQLSVHARGLNPAERILATVAYALLGGFAVAAVVDWGLGALDLPFVESWLILALTMFTCGMVFTMFNTFFHRWAMIPTWGLLVLVGNPASGGAVAPPLLPTVLGRIGQWLPPGASVNAQHTAVYFQGHQHAFPFLVLGGWAVLSSGLFWFWRHRHPGGRGTQPLHAAAV
- the hrpA gene encoding ATP-dependent RNA helicase HrpA, whose protein sequence is MSTQPAPAAADQFAALARRLSELSLRDAHRLGRRLEGARKIRKPEARAAVLTEIDADAEKAGVRTAVRRERREALDVTYPEQLPVSQKKDEIADAIRDHQVVIVAGETGSGKTTQIPKICLELGRGVRGMIGHTQPRRIAARTVAERVADELHTPLGEAVGWKVRFTDQVDQDGTFVKLMTDGILLAEIQTDRELRAYDTIIIDEAHERSLNIDFLLGYLAQLLPRRPDLKVVITSATIDPERFSRHFGDAPIVEVSGRTYPVEVRYRPLLEEATEESADSDRDQITAITDACEELMAEGDGDILVFLSGEREIRDTADALEKKKYRFTEVLPLYARLSHAEQHRVFQQHTGRRIVLATNVAETSLTVPGIKYVIDPGTARISRYSHRTKVQRLPIEPVSQASANQRKGRCGRTSDGICVRLYSEDDFLARPEFTDAEILRTNLASVILQMTAAGLGDIEKFPFIDPPDHRNIRDGVQLLQELGALDPSEKDHRKRLTQQGRKLSQLPVDPRLARMVLEADKNGCAREVMVIAAALSIQDPRERPSDKQAQADQQHARFKDETSDFLAFLNLWRHVREQQKELGSSAFRRMCKREFLNFLRIREWQDIYTQLRTVAKQMGIHLNEEDAPGDSIHVSLLAGLLSHIGMKDVKESKESQAKDPKQAGRDRGRNEYIGARNAKFAIFPGSALFKKPPRFVMSAELVETSRLWARVNAKIEPEWVEPLAEHLLKRTYSEPHWEKDQAAVMAYEKVTLYGVPLVAQRKINYGRIDPEVSRELFIRNALVEGDWRTHHKFYADNRRLLTEVEELEHRARRRDIVVDDDTLFDFYDQRVPEHVVSGAHFDSWWKHKQKEEPELLDFERSMLIRESAEAVTKADYPDSWRQGALKFRVTYQFEPGADADGVTVHIPLQVLNQVTDEGFDWQIPGLREDVVVELIRSLPKPIRRNYVPAPNYAKAFLERAVPLQEPLPTTLARELQRMVGVPVKADDFDLTRVPDHLKITFRIVDERRRNLAEDKDLEALKLRLRPKARQAISKAAAATAERAGGPSVEQKGLTDWTIGTLSKVFETRRAGQPVKAYPALVDDGPAANTVSVRLFDSEAEQAQAMWRGTRRLILRSIPVNPAKFASDKLNNAAKLALSANPHGSVQALFEDCATAAADKLIADFGGPAWDEESYRALYEKVRAEIVDTTVHTVDQVRQVLAAWQACERRLKSMRSPTLLPNLQDVRAQLDALVKPGFVTATGLRRLGDLMRYLVAADRRLQQMPTGAQRDTSRMEKVHEMQDEYAWLLEQMPQGRPVPQAVLDIRWMIEELRVSYFAHALGTAYPVSDKRIVKAIDAQVP